A window of the Streptomyces albireticuli genome harbors these coding sequences:
- a CDS encoding choice-of-anchor A family protein, with translation MALAVMGAVAVPAAAAPLPGGLGPCLPGDCPAVYPPVGNGPIAGRDDNINVFVGNDFRVRGSAAEAEGKVVALGDFDMEKAPGVSSLYNVGVAGVGSRVPPSPGTDWLTTGGAVRIASGQRLDAEAGVVRHAGPATGTIIGRNVLDANAARPYERLRDELAVASRCYAHGADGQGRAATGTARNTVAETLFTGDGTSRLQVFNVDFDLVGRDGGQQGVRFVNIPPEATVLVNLTGGARVINTFSGTIADDTPLNRLRERLLWNFPDATTVELKGTGQFQGSVLAGNRAGETTVTLPGINGRFLTTGSLTHTSAATGGGGQEIHAYPFKGDLPDCAPPRGNVTVVKKDAPSGNLLAGARFQLWRETNDAAGLQTAGDGRDTPVGAVCTTDARGECRSAVEPGTYYWQETRPPAGYPAPTTTVFGPLTLTTANAAQGVSATVTNTKAADPTGTIHLVKQNAKTKRPLQGAVFELWRETNGRTGLQATGTQPDRRVGAGCATDRQGRCTFPNQPLGTYYLRETAVPEGYVMPKTPVSGPYALTAANAAAGVKVTLKNTPGEPGKGPKK, from the coding sequence ATGGCGCTCGCCGTCATGGGAGCCGTCGCCGTGCCCGCCGCGGCGGCGCCCCTCCCCGGCGGCCTGGGACCCTGCCTGCCCGGCGACTGCCCCGCCGTCTACCCGCCGGTGGGCAACGGCCCGATCGCCGGACGCGACGACAACATCAACGTGTTCGTCGGCAACGACTTCAGGGTGCGCGGCAGCGCGGCGGAGGCCGAGGGCAAGGTCGTCGCCCTCGGCGACTTCGACATGGAGAAGGCGCCCGGCGTCAGCAGCCTGTACAACGTGGGCGTGGCCGGCGTCGGCTCCCGGGTGCCGCCCTCGCCGGGCACGGACTGGCTGACCACGGGCGGCGCGGTCCGGATCGCCTCCGGCCAGCGCCTGGACGCCGAGGCCGGCGTCGTCCGGCACGCGGGCCCGGCCACCGGCACGATCATCGGCCGCAACGTCCTCGACGCGAACGCCGCCCGGCCCTACGAGCGGCTGCGCGACGAACTGGCCGTGGCCAGCCGCTGCTACGCCCACGGCGCCGACGGACAGGGCCGCGCGGCCACCGGGACCGCCCGGAACACGGTGGCGGAGACCCTGTTCACCGGCGACGGCACCTCGCGGCTCCAGGTCTTCAACGTCGACTTCGACCTCGTCGGGCGCGACGGCGGGCAGCAGGGCGTCCGCTTCGTCAACATCCCGCCCGAGGCGACGGTCCTGGTCAACCTGACCGGCGGCGCCCGCGTCATCAACACCTTCAGCGGCACCATCGCCGACGACACCCCGCTGAACAGGCTGCGGGAGCGGCTGCTGTGGAACTTCCCCGACGCGACCACGGTGGAGCTGAAGGGCACCGGTCAGTTCCAGGGCAGCGTCCTCGCCGGCAACCGGGCGGGCGAGACGACCGTCACCCTGCCCGGCATCAACGGCCGGTTCCTCACCACCGGATCCCTGACCCACACGTCCGCCGCGACGGGCGGGGGCGGGCAGGAGATCCACGCCTACCCGTTCAAGGGCGACCTGCCCGACTGCGCGCCGCCGCGCGGAAACGTCACGGTGGTCAAGAAGGACGCCCCGAGCGGCAACCTCCTGGCGGGTGCCCGCTTCCAGCTGTGGCGCGAGACCAACGACGCCGCCGGACTCCAGACCGCCGGGGACGGCCGTGACACACCGGTGGGCGCCGTGTGCACCACCGACGCGAGGGGCGAATGCCGCAGTGCGGTCGAGCCCGGGACGTACTACTGGCAGGAGACCCGGCCCCCGGCCGGCTACCCGGCCCCGACGACCACGGTCTTCGGCCCGCTGACCCTGACCACGGCCAACGCCGCGCAGGGCGTCTCCGCGACGGTCACGAACACCAAGGCCGCGGATCCGACCGGGACGATCCACCTGGTCAAGCAGAACGCCAAGACCAAGCGCCCGCTCCAGGGCGCCGTCTTCGAACTCTGGCGAGAGACCAACGGCCGCACCGGCCTCCAGGCCACCGGCACCCAGCCCGACCGCCGCGTCGGCGCCGGCTGCGCCACGGACCGCCAGGGCCGCTGCACCTTCCCGAACCAGCCCCTCGGCACGTACTACCTCCGTGAGACGGCGGTCCCCGAGGGCTACGTGATGCCGAAGACCCCGGTGTCGGGGCCGTACGCCCTGACGGCGGCGAACGCGGCGGCGGGCGTGAAGGTGACCCTGAAGAACACACCGGGAGAACCGGGGAAGGGACCCAAGAAGTAG
- a CDS encoding EI24 domain-containing protein: MRDLMTGMTYLAKGQRWVGRNRRQWGFGLLPGLVTLVGYAAALVALIFWADDVVAWATPFADDWASPWPGIFRGALTTLFFGGSMLLALISFTAVTLLVGQPFYEELSERVDLAEGGTAPESGLPLWRELWISARESLAVLFRVALWGVLLFALGFVPIAGQTVVPAIGFCVSGFFLTEELTAVALQRRGVPLRERLRLLRSRKLLALGFGVPLTLLFLVPLVAVFVMPGAVAGATLLVRDLTGETPAAEGAPEDSGEGADAPRLG; the protein is encoded by the coding sequence ATGCGAGATCTCATGACGGGCATGACCTACCTGGCGAAAGGCCAGCGGTGGGTGGGGCGCAACCGGCGGCAGTGGGGGTTCGGGCTGCTCCCGGGCCTGGTCACGCTCGTCGGCTACGCGGCCGCTCTCGTCGCCCTCATCTTCTGGGCGGACGACGTCGTCGCCTGGGCCACCCCCTTCGCCGACGACTGGGCCTCGCCCTGGCCCGGGATCTTCCGCGGCGCCCTCACCACGCTGTTCTTCGGCGGCAGCATGCTGCTCGCGCTGATCTCCTTCACCGCCGTGACCCTGCTGGTCGGCCAGCCCTTCTACGAGGAGCTGTCCGAGCGGGTCGACCTGGCCGAGGGCGGCACGGCCCCGGAGTCCGGGCTGCCGCTCTGGCGGGAACTGTGGATCTCCGCCCGCGAGAGCCTCGCGGTCCTCTTCCGCGTCGCCCTCTGGGGCGTCCTGCTCTTCGCCCTCGGCTTCGTGCCGATCGCCGGGCAGACCGTCGTCCCCGCGATCGGCTTCTGCGTCTCCGGCTTCTTCCTCACCGAGGAGCTCACCGCCGTCGCCCTCCAGCGCCGCGGCGTCCCGCTGCGCGAACGGCTCCGGCTGCTGCGCTCCCGCAAGCTCCTCGCGCTGGGCTTCGGCGTGCCGCTGACCCTGCTCTTCCTGGTGCCGCTCGTCGCCGTGTTCGTCATGCCGGGCGCTGTGGCCGGCGCCACGCTGCTCGTCCGGGACCTGACGGGCGAGACGCCGGCGGCCGAGGGCGCGCCGGAGGACTCGGGGGAAGGCGCGGACGCACCCCGCCTCGGCTGA
- a CDS encoding NADP-dependent oxidoreductase, with protein sequence MPATPTTGREWHLVARPHGWPKPEDFALRETEIPEPGEGQILVRNVHLSVDPYMRGRMNDVKSYVPPYELGEPMLGGAVGEVVASRSDAFQVGDHALHGLGWREYAVVDAKAAVKVDEAVAPLPAYLGVLGMPGLTAYAGLLEVASLKEGDVVFVSGAAGAVGGLVGQIAKLKGASRVIGSAGSAEKVKLLVEEYGFDAAFNYKDGPVAEQLKEAAPDGIDVYFDNVGGEHLEAAISSLNVHGRIAVCGMIAQYNATEPNPAPRNLIAVIAKRLRIEGLLVADHRHLQQQFVEEVGAWVRSGEIKYRETTVEGIENTLDAFLGLLRGENTGKMIVSLPA encoded by the coding sequence ATGCCCGCAACGCCCACCACCGGCCGTGAATGGCACCTTGTCGCCCGCCCGCACGGCTGGCCGAAGCCCGAGGACTTCGCACTGCGCGAGACGGAGATCCCTGAGCCCGGCGAGGGCCAGATCCTCGTGCGCAACGTCCACCTGTCGGTCGACCCGTACATGCGCGGCCGGATGAACGACGTGAAGTCGTACGTCCCGCCGTACGAGCTCGGCGAGCCGATGCTGGGCGGCGCGGTCGGCGAGGTCGTCGCCTCCCGCTCCGACGCCTTCCAGGTCGGCGACCACGCCCTGCACGGCCTCGGCTGGCGCGAGTACGCCGTGGTCGACGCCAAGGCGGCCGTCAAGGTCGACGAGGCCGTCGCCCCCCTGCCCGCCTACCTCGGCGTGCTGGGCATGCCGGGCCTGACCGCTTACGCCGGCCTGCTGGAGGTCGCCTCCCTGAAGGAGGGCGACGTCGTCTTCGTGTCCGGCGCCGCGGGCGCGGTCGGTGGCCTCGTCGGCCAGATCGCCAAGCTCAAGGGCGCCTCGCGCGTCATCGGCAGCGCCGGCTCCGCCGAGAAGGTGAAGCTCCTGGTGGAGGAGTACGGCTTCGACGCCGCCTTCAACTACAAGGACGGCCCGGTCGCCGAGCAGCTGAAGGAGGCGGCCCCCGACGGCATCGACGTCTACTTCGACAACGTCGGCGGCGAGCACCTCGAAGCCGCCATCAGCTCCCTGAACGTCCACGGCCGCATCGCGGTCTGCGGCATGATCGCGCAGTACAACGCGACCGAGCCCAACCCGGCGCCGCGCAACCTCATCGCCGTCATCGCCAAGCGGCTGCGCATCGAGGGCCTGCTCGTCGCCGACCACCGCCACCTCCAGCAGCAGTTCGTGGAGGAGGTCGGGGCCTGGGTGCGCTCGGGCGAGATCAAGTACCGCGAGACCACCGTCGAGGGCATCGAGAACACACTCGACGCCTTCCTGGGACTGCTGCGCGGCGAGAACACCGGAAAGATGATCGTCTCCCTTCCCGCGTGA
- a CDS encoding MarR family winged helix-turn-helix transcriptional regulator: MTPRTDALSREVVELIATVVARYHEEYEEAAAKHSLTGAQAKVLALLTLEPMPMRRIAQKLKCEPSNVTGIVDRLESRGLVERRPDPDDRRVKLAAATPEGRVTAARLRESLDFAREPLGGLSTEERTALRDLLKRMLGGSA, from the coding sequence ATGACCCCTCGAACCGACGCCCTGAGCCGTGAAGTGGTCGAACTCATCGCGACCGTCGTGGCGCGCTACCACGAGGAGTACGAGGAGGCCGCCGCCAAGCACTCGCTGACCGGCGCCCAGGCGAAGGTGCTGGCCCTGCTCACGCTGGAGCCGATGCCGATGCGCCGCATCGCCCAGAAGCTGAAGTGCGAGCCGTCCAACGTCACCGGCATCGTCGACCGCCTGGAGTCCCGTGGCCTGGTCGAGCGCCGCCCGGACCCCGACGACCGCCGCGTGAAGCTCGCGGCGGCGACCCCGGAGGGCCGCGTCACGGCCGCCCGCCTCCGCGAGTCCCTGGACTTCGCCCGCGAGCCGCTGGGCGGCCTCTCGACGGAGGAGCGGACGGCGCTGCGGGACCTGCTGAAGCGGATGCTGGGCGGCAGCGCGTAG
- a CDS encoding ABC transporter ATP-binding protein, translated as MAAQGDPAATPTTPPLLRLRGVGRVYGERHALHPLDLDLEPGTCTALFGHNGSGKSTLLRIASGRDTPTTGSALFAGRPVSEDDPEVRARVAVVGDTVAMYPDLTVREHLELVTVAHAVDDAQEWIDHVLADRRLSDHARALPGSLSSGQLQSLLLAAALVRPRDLLVLDEPEQRLDPDARVRLAELLTGEKEDGVAVLLATHQADLAEAVADRMIALEDGRVVAEGPPAEVLERLEPRG; from the coding sequence ATGGCCGCGCAGGGCGACCCCGCCGCGACCCCGACCACCCCGCCGCTCCTCCGCCTGCGCGGGGTCGGCCGCGTCTACGGGGAGCGGCACGCGCTGCACCCCCTCGACCTCGACCTCGAACCCGGCACCTGCACGGCCCTCTTCGGCCACAACGGCTCCGGCAAGTCCACGCTGCTGCGCATCGCGAGCGGCCGTGACACCCCGACCACCGGCAGCGCCCTCTTCGCCGGCCGCCCGGTCTCCGAGGACGACCCGGAGGTACGGGCCAGGGTGGCCGTCGTCGGCGACACCGTGGCCATGTACCCCGACCTGACCGTGCGCGAGCACCTCGAACTGGTCACCGTCGCCCACGCGGTGGACGACGCGCAGGAGTGGATCGACCACGTCCTCGCCGACCGCCGCCTGTCCGACCACGCCCGCGCGCTGCCCGGTTCGCTCTCCTCCGGCCAGCTCCAGTCGCTGCTGCTGGCCGCCGCGCTCGTACGCCCCCGTGACCTCCTCGTCCTGGACGAGCCCGAACAGCGCCTCGACCCCGATGCCCGGGTCCGCCTCGCCGAACTGCTGACCGGCGAGAAGGAGGACGGTGTGGCGGTCCTGCTCGCCACCCACCAGGCGGACCTCGCCGAGGCGGTCGCGGACCGGATGATCGCGCTGGAGGACGGCCGGGTGGTGGCCGAGGGGCCGCCGGCGGAGGTCCTGGAGCGGCTGGAGCCGCGCGGATGA
- a CDS encoding organic hydroperoxide resistance protein, with translation MSVQPIEVLYTAVATAENGRDGRVASDDGKLDVVVNPPKELGGSGAGTNPEQLFAAGYSACFQGALGVVARQEKADISGSTVTAEVGLGKLPNGGFGIKVALSASIPNVDRETALALVEKAHQVCPYSNATRGNIEVALTVA, from the coding sequence ATGAGCGTCCAGCCCATCGAGGTCCTCTACACCGCCGTCGCCACCGCCGAGAACGGCCGTGACGGCCGCGTCGCCAGCGACGACGGCAAGCTCGACGTCGTCGTCAACCCGCCGAAGGAGCTCGGCGGCAGCGGCGCCGGCACCAACCCCGAGCAGCTCTTCGCCGCCGGTTACAGCGCCTGCTTCCAGGGCGCCCTCGGCGTCGTCGCCCGCCAGGAGAAGGCCGACATCTCCGGCTCGACCGTCACCGCCGAGGTCGGCCTCGGCAAGCTCCCGAACGGCGGCTTCGGCATCAAGGTCGCCCTCTCGGCCAGCATCCCGAACGTCGACCGCGAGACCGCCCTCGCGCTCGTCGAGAAGGCCCACCAGGTCTGCCCGTACTCGAACGCCACCCGCGGCAACATCGAGGTCGCGCTGACCGTCGCCTGA
- a CDS encoding carbon-nitrogen hydrolase family protein, whose translation MIIAAAQFSARPYDIGANAARMASYVTEAGARGASLVVFAELAATGYELDAIVAGQDRMTMEPEDPRLAPVREACRATGVAAVVNCAGRSAAGPTISSFVYGPDGAPLTRYDKACVTDQERAAGFVPGSGAGRFTLGGVAFGLLVCFDAHFPELTARAAADGCHVQLASSLYGRGNGEEEVRTVFPALAKDHGMYVLLANHAGQAGPYESCGRSGVWGPDGRPVAAAWEGEELVLAELPLG comes from the coding sequence ATGATCATCGCAGCAGCGCAGTTCTCCGCCCGGCCGTACGACATCGGGGCCAACGCGGCCCGGATGGCCTCCTACGTCACGGAGGCGGGCGCGCGCGGCGCCTCGCTCGTCGTCTTCGCGGAGCTCGCCGCCACGGGGTACGAGCTCGACGCGATCGTCGCCGGGCAGGACCGGATGACGATGGAGCCGGAGGACCCCCGGCTCGCCCCGGTGCGGGAGGCGTGCCGGGCGACGGGGGTCGCGGCCGTGGTCAACTGCGCGGGCCGGTCGGCCGCCGGGCCGACGATCAGCTCGTTCGTGTACGGGCCGGACGGCGCCCCGCTCACCCGCTACGACAAGGCGTGCGTGACGGACCAGGAGCGGGCGGCCGGCTTCGTGCCGGGGTCCGGGGCCGGCCGGTTCACCCTGGGCGGTGTCGCCTTCGGGCTCCTCGTCTGCTTCGACGCGCACTTCCCGGAGCTCACGGCGCGCGCCGCCGCCGACGGCTGCCACGTACAGCTGGCCAGTTCGCTGTACGGGCGGGGCAACGGCGAGGAGGAGGTGCGGACGGTCTTCCCGGCGCTGGCGAAGGACCACGGGATGTACGTCCTGCTGGCCAACCACGCGGGGCAGGCGGGCCCGTACGAGAGCTGCGGGCGCAGCGGGGTGTGGGGTCCGGACGGCCGCCCGGTCGCGGCGGCGTGGGAGGGCGAGGAGCTGGTGCTGGCGGAGCTGCCGCTCGGCTGA
- a CDS encoding MgtC/SapB family protein codes for MDIAQLFAAPLFESTRGQGARQFAELGIALLLSSLIGLERELQQKSAGLRTHALVGVGSALFMEVSIHGFGAVSGLVGVDVRQDPSRVAAQIVSGIGFIGGGLIFVRRDAVRGLTTAATIWLTCALGMACGGGLPLLGVAATLVHFLVVRGFPVVTRRMAMVPGDRVELHLSYRTRRGLLGRVLELCTKRGFRVTDVHVDAEAGEKGTEKADKADGRERGKAKEAGVVLSLEGKGSAYPLVEELTDWEGILGVGLRSVRDSTE; via the coding sequence ATGGACATAGCGCAGCTCTTCGCGGCCCCGCTCTTCGAATCCACCAGAGGCCAAGGGGCGCGGCAGTTCGCGGAGTTGGGCATCGCGCTGCTGCTGTCCTCGCTCATCGGCCTGGAGCGCGAGTTGCAGCAGAAGAGCGCGGGGCTCCGTACGCACGCCCTGGTCGGGGTGGGCAGCGCGCTGTTCATGGAGGTCTCGATCCACGGCTTCGGCGCGGTGTCGGGGCTGGTCGGCGTGGACGTCCGGCAGGACCCCTCGCGGGTGGCCGCGCAGATCGTCTCGGGCATCGGCTTCATCGGCGGCGGCCTCATCTTCGTCCGCCGCGACGCGGTCCGCGGCCTGACGACGGCCGCCACGATATGGCTGACCTGCGCCCTCGGCATGGCCTGCGGCGGCGGCCTGCCCCTGCTCGGCGTGGCGGCGACGCTGGTGCACTTCCTGGTCGTCCGGGGCTTCCCCGTCGTCACCCGCCGCATGGCGATGGTCCCCGGCGACCGCGTCGAGCTGCACCTCTCCTACCGCACCCGGCGAGGCCTGCTGGGCCGGGTCCTCGAGCTGTGCACGAAGCGGGGGTTCCGGGTGACGGACGTCCATGTGGACGCGGAGGCCGGTGAGAAGGGCACGGAGAAGGCGGACAAGGCGGATGGGCGGGAGCGGGGCAAGGCGAAGGAGGCGGGGGTCGTCCTCAGTCTGGAGGGGAAGGGGTCGGCGTATCCGCTGGTGGAGGAGTTGACGGACTGGGAGGGGATTCTGGGGGTGGGGTTGCGGTCGGTGCGCGACAGTACGGAGTGA
- a CDS encoding pyroglutamyl peptidase, whose translation MKPLRLGAMALGVAVLAATPVHAAPASPSPSAPLPPTVEERRLPGPVPQEILRSSGFDDVAPGFSRALGRAHGLSEAERLAADDGRRLWRRAVDRAQGRGPRGAGAGELSRDDDRPLYWARLGMTRALREWKPSFPVSAGQRAGLIERVERASRGQDSVDLPAGGAVKRVLLTGFDPFQLDSDARRSNPSGAAALALDGTTVDTPSGPARIEAVVFPVRWDDFAAGTVERTLLPHFRPGPRRVDLFTTISQGRPGRFDVERTNGAWRGGYPDNADLSRTGVVPVPPGVPTVRPQPQWTTTTLPYAAITAARTGPYPVYDNTAVTEVPAGATEPVERPDGPTPGSAAREGGGGDYLSNEIAYRATLLRDATRLRVPGGHLHTPVLNFGEGDTDPSTGRISDPAFVANRLAIVAQVRSITATAVASSGTP comes from the coding sequence ATGAAGCCCTTGAGACTTGGCGCAATGGCCCTCGGTGTCGCCGTCCTGGCGGCCACGCCCGTACATGCCGCCCCCGCCTCCCCGTCACCGTCCGCACCGCTTCCACCCACCGTCGAGGAGCGGCGCCTGCCCGGCCCGGTGCCCCAGGAGATCCTCCGGAGCAGCGGCTTCGACGATGTCGCGCCCGGCTTCTCCCGCGCCCTGGGCCGGGCGCACGGCCTGTCCGAGGCGGAGCGGCTGGCGGCCGACGACGGGCGGCGGCTGTGGCGGCGGGCCGTGGACCGGGCGCAGGGCCGGGGGCCGCGGGGCGCGGGGGCCGGGGAGCTGAGCCGGGACGACGACCGGCCGCTGTACTGGGCGCGGCTGGGCATGACCCGCGCCCTCCGGGAGTGGAAGCCGTCCTTCCCGGTGTCCGCGGGGCAGCGCGCCGGCCTGATCGAGAGGGTGGAGCGGGCCTCGCGCGGCCAGGACTCCGTCGACCTGCCCGCGGGCGGCGCCGTGAAGCGCGTCCTGCTCACCGGCTTCGACCCCTTCCAGCTCGACTCGGACGCCCGCCGCTCCAACCCCTCGGGCGCGGCCGCCCTCGCACTGGACGGCACGACGGTCGACACGCCCTCGGGCCCGGCCCGGATCGAGGCCGTCGTGTTCCCGGTGCGCTGGGACGACTTCGCGGCCGGCACCGTGGAGCGGACGCTCCTGCCGCACTTCCGGCCCGGCCCGCGCCGCGTCGACCTGTTCACCACGATCAGCCAGGGCCGGCCGGGCCGCTTCGACGTCGAGCGCACCAACGGCGCCTGGCGCGGCGGCTATCCGGACAACGCGGACCTGTCCCGCACGGGCGTCGTGCCGGTGCCGCCCGGCGTCCCGACCGTCCGGCCGCAGCCGCAGTGGACGACGACCACCCTCCCGTACGCGGCGATCACGGCCGCGCGGACCGGCCCGTACCCCGTATACGACAACACGGCCGTCACCGAGGTCCCGGCGGGCGCGACGGAGCCCGTGGAACGGCCGGACGGGCCGACGCCGGGCTCGGCCGCCCGGGAGGGCGGCGGGGGCGACTACCTCTCCAACGAGATCGCGTACCGCGCGACCCTGCTGCGGGACGCCACGCGCCTGCGCGTCCCGGGCGGCCATCTGCACACGCCCGTACTGAACTTCGGCGAGGGCGACACCGACCCGTCGACGGGCCGGATCAGCGACCCCGCGTTCGTGGCGAACCGGCTCGCGATCGTCGCCCAGGTGCGGTCGATCACAGCGACGGCCGTGGCGTCCTCCGGGACGCCATGA
- a CDS encoding DUF6297 family protein — translation MRGKGEGTEAVAGAADGSVVGSEAGTAGGSVVGPEAGAADGSVAGARAEPADGPASGSGRAHRAAPAAPGTGDDPTGDDPTDHDPTDHDPALHDPALHDPTWTVEDDDRTPETLRWLRGKRRAHRRQKGRDLAVVVYTLLLAVVGYGSGYAFHFLRRVELGADYSGVGADLQRALPALFTLITAALAVLAARDALWRGPVVVPAPSVGWLLAQPVRRERVLRPWFRLSAGLAVVPGLLVAAGGAVALRVTGLAPLGSALLALLPAALCLPLLAVAVGTAVERRAALAARVRRCTPLAVLVLMLLAAQTALAVRGHRSVLLERVELWSGPWGWAAQPVVAAAGGAAPGRWPALAALVLLTAGGLVLGHRDAGRVPTAQLRRRAATAQTVSSVMWTVELRAARLALLDATGSGRVHRVRLPAPRSTYLVVVWRDALALLRAPGRLAKALMWTVCATAAAALGAEPAGGRRDLCTVVALLLGYVAVGALAEPARLETDDVRRAAWSPFRLRTLMLQHAVVPALTGALLALVAAVPFAVAGAPWALLLWPVCAVPSAAAAVFAACRGPARTSLMFTGVSTPVGDPGVLIFLAWYAAGPLVTVGGLALALGAVPHRPDAAGTGGVAAVAALLTAGLLFFAARSADRLVRR, via the coding sequence ATGAGGGGGAAGGGGGAGGGGACGGAGGCGGTGGCCGGGGCGGCGGACGGGTCCGTGGTCGGGTCGGAAGCCGGGACTGCCGGCGGGTCCGTGGTCGGGCCGGAAGCCGGGGCGGCGGACGGCTCCGTGGCCGGGGCGCGGGCCGAGCCGGCGGACGGGCCGGCGTCCGGTTCCGGGCGCGCACACCGCGCCGCCCCCGCCGCACCCGGGACCGGCGACGACCCCACCGGCGACGACCCCACCGACCACGACCCCACCGACCACGACCCCGCTCTCCACGACCCCGCTCTCCACGACCCCACCTGGACCGTCGAGGACGACGACCGCACCCCCGAGACCCTCCGCTGGCTGCGCGGCAAGCGCCGCGCCCACCGCCGGCAGAAGGGCCGCGACCTCGCCGTCGTCGTCTACACCCTCCTCCTCGCCGTCGTCGGCTACGGCAGCGGCTACGCCTTCCACTTCCTGCGCCGCGTCGAGCTCGGCGCCGACTACAGCGGGGTCGGTGCGGACCTCCAGCGCGCGCTGCCCGCCCTCTTCACCCTGATCACGGCCGCTCTCGCGGTGCTCGCCGCCCGCGACGCGCTGTGGCGCGGGCCCGTCGTCGTGCCCGCGCCGTCCGTGGGGTGGCTGCTCGCCCAGCCCGTGCGCCGGGAGCGGGTGCTGCGGCCGTGGTTCCGGCTGTCGGCCGGGCTCGCCGTCGTCCCCGGGCTGCTCGTGGCGGCCGGCGGAGCCGTCGCGCTGCGGGTGACGGGCCTGGCACCGCTGGGGTCCGCGCTGCTCGCCCTCCTCCCCGCGGCGCTCTGCCTGCCGCTGCTCGCCGTCGCCGTGGGCACGGCCGTCGAGCGCCGGGCCGCCCTCGCCGCGCGCGTACGCCGCTGCACGCCCCTCGCCGTCCTTGTCCTGATGCTGCTCGCCGCGCAGACCGCCCTCGCCGTGCGCGGGCACCGGTCCGTCCTCCTGGAGCGGGTCGAACTGTGGTCGGGGCCGTGGGGATGGGCGGCCCAGCCGGTGGTCGCCGCGGCCGGGGGTGCCGCGCCCGGCCGGTGGCCCGCCCTCGCCGCGCTCGTCCTGCTCACCGCCGGCGGCCTCGTCCTGGGGCACCGGGACGCGGGCCGGGTGCCGACCGCGCAGCTGCGCAGGCGGGCGGCGACCGCGCAGACCGTGTCGTCCGTGATGTGGACCGTGGAGCTGAGGGCCGCCAGGCTCGCGCTGCTCGACGCGACCGGCTCCGGCCGCGTCCACCGGGTCCGGCTGCCCGCGCCGCGCTCCACGTACCTCGTGGTGGTCTGGCGGGACGCGCTGGCGCTGCTGCGCGCGCCCGGCCGACTCGCGAAGGCCCTGATGTGGACGGTCTGCGCCACGGCCGCGGCCGCCCTCGGCGCGGAACCGGCCGGCGGCCGGCGGGACCTGTGCACGGTCGTCGCCCTGCTCCTCGGCTACGTGGCCGTGGGCGCCCTCGCCGAGCCCGCCCGGCTGGAGACGGACGACGTGCGGCGCGCCGCCTGGTCGCCGTTCCGGCTGCGGACGCTGATGCTCCAGCACGCGGTCGTACCGGCCCTGACGGGCGCCCTGCTGGCCCTGGTGGCCGCCGTGCCGTTCGCGGTGGCGGGCGCGCCCTGGGCGCTCCTGCTGTGGCCCGTGTGCGCGGTGCCGTCCGCCGCGGCGGCGGTCTTCGCGGCGTGCCGGGGCCCGGCCCGTACGAGCCTGATGTTCACGGGCGTGAGCACGCCCGTCGGTGACCCGGGGGTGCTGATCTTCCTCGCCTGGTACGCCGCCGGGCCGCTGGTGACCGTCGGCGGTCTCGCGCTCGCCCTGGGCGCCGTGCCGCACCGGCCCGACGCGGCGGGCACGGGCGGTGTCGCCGCCGTGGCGGCGCTGCTGACGGCGGGTCTGCTGTTCTTCGCGGCGCGTTCGGCGGACCGGCTGGTGCGCCGCTGA
- a CDS encoding L,D-transpeptidase has product MLLTAAATVAGTAGTARAAACSAGTGPYQWQLEAHLGRPQDGWQSAADCAAIAAFQRKEGIKLADGYAGLVTYRTMLVAQARKNPNAAGGCPATTPARKVACVDLGRQLMWVQNGGKILFGPAAVRTGRLGQETRAGWHKVYWKHKDHFSTLYANAPMPYAQFFSGGQAFHGHPGDLFDGGGSAGCVNLAVKDAERLWGVLAVGDSVYVWGRKPGT; this is encoded by the coding sequence ATGCTGCTGACCGCGGCGGCCACCGTGGCCGGGACGGCCGGGACCGCGCGCGCCGCCGCGTGCTCGGCGGGCACGGGCCCGTACCAGTGGCAGCTGGAGGCGCACCTGGGCAGGCCCCAGGACGGGTGGCAGTCCGCCGCCGACTGCGCGGCGATCGCCGCGTTCCAGCGCAAGGAGGGCATCAAGCTGGCCGACGGGTACGCGGGCCTGGTCACGTACCGGACGATGCTGGTGGCGCAGGCGCGGAAGAACCCCAACGCGGCGGGCGGATGCCCGGCCACCACACCCGCGCGCAAGGTGGCGTGCGTGGACCTCGGCCGGCAGCTGATGTGGGTGCAGAACGGCGGGAAGATCCTCTTCGGGCCCGCGGCGGTACGGACGGGACGGCTGGGGCAGGAGACCCGTGCCGGGTGGCACAAGGTCTACTGGAAGCACAAGGACCACTTCTCGACGCTGTACGCCAACGCGCCCATGCCGTACGCCCAGTTCTTCTCGGGCGGGCAGGCGTTCCACGGCCACCCCGGGGACCTCTTCGACGGCGGGGGCTCGGCCGGCTGCGTCAACCTCGCGGTGAAGGACGCGGAGCGGCTCTGGGGGGTGCTCGCGGTGGGCGACAGCGTCTACGTGTGGGGACGCAAGCCGGGGACGTGA